The Anastrepha ludens isolate Willacy chromosome 2, idAnaLude1.1, whole genome shotgun sequence genome contains a region encoding:
- the LOC128861144 gene encoding uncharacterized protein K02A2.6-like — MRKKSSRRENVNQITPLVNQKKSISVTINGSTCIFEVDSGSPVTIMTESTFNSVWSNRRPDLSKCDLDLSDYQRNHIPVKGIIDVSIYYNRRKIDNLPLIIANSGGSNLVGCNWFDALGIRIEGVFAVNSGLSIKAILKNYDHLFSTDLGRYTGPPVSLQIDSAVPPVRLPPRRIPFAIKGLVEEEIDRLCCQGILEPVEYSDWATPIVPVVKKDGSIRICGDYKSTLNKAIKPHCHQIPAVSTLLASIEGGSIYAKIDLAQAYQQLVVDERSSLLQTVSTHKGAFKVTRLQFGISSAPGIFQSCIENVLQNIPGVLPYFDDIVVMGKSEDELANRLEQIFVRFDKAGLRLRKDKCQFSVPSIEFLGFKLENLGIRPSHDKIKAIHEAPSPKDKKQLQAFLGLLNFYHAFLPNKATIAEPLHRLLDKSARWTWKEQHETAFNTLKRLIASDNVLIHYNENLPLVLTCDASPYGLGAVLSHRLADGSEKPIAFYSRTLSKAERNYAQIDREAVALVSGVKKFHNYLYGRFFTLVTDHRPLLGIFTTTKPVPNVISNTMLRRSIFLSAYNFNLVHRAGLRMGNADFLSRCPMLSEAESTTTEDILMVEISAKPVVSAQLIASQTSKNTEPSKVFNWVLRGWPSKINRSDKLYQYFCRRTELSANRGCLVWGNRAVIPSTLRGYILKTLHAPHPGIVKMKAVARSYVWWPNIDAEIELVVKKCSSCQQNRNDQPQTTTHHWESAKRPWSRLHVDFAGPFRGKLFFILIDSYSKWLEVAVVNSTTSAAAIKVLRQIFASHGLPDELVSDNGTAFTSEEFRNFMKNNLIRHIRSAPFHPSTNGQAERMVQSTKNYLKKAEPGINIDLSLARYLFNQHTTPHSTTNRSPAELLFNRELKTYFDKIQPQEIVYGKVTDPVSTKPFISGSPVWVRNHSTGPRWIEGLVENQTGPISYEVRLNDSRVIKRHQDQLRSRVASEDSDCEILSTEDVEASTIQSSDEVDSSTSGHVVETQSPGPSTNLQPVASSSPTPEEPRRSKRERQAPQFYSASGC, encoded by the coding sequence ATGCGGAAAAAATCATCTCGTCGAGAGAATGTCAATCAGATCACGCCCTTGGTCAATCAGAAGAAGTCGATCTCAGTTACGATTAATGGCAGCACATGTATTTTTGAAGTGGATTCTGGGTCGCCTGTGACCATCATGACGGAATCTACGTTCAATAGCGTCTGGTCCAACAGAAGGCCAGATCTTTCCAAGTGTGATTTGGATCTTAGCGATTACCAACGCAACCACATCCCAGTCAAGGGGATCATCGATGTGTCAATTTATTACAACCGCCGTAAAATTGACAACTTGCCGCTAATCATCGCAAACAGTGGTGGCTCTAATCTTGTTGGTTGCAACTGGTTCGATGCACTGGGCATACGTATAGAAGGAGTTTTTGCCGTCAACAGTGGTCTCAGCATCAAAGCCATTCTGAAGAATTACGATcatttattctcaacagatcTTGGTCGCTACACAGGACCACCAGTGTCTTTACAAATCGATTCGGCGGTGCCGCCCGTGAGACTGCCTCCACGCCGTATACCCTTCGCCATTAAGGGCCTCGTGGAAGAAGAAATCGATCGCTTATGTTGTCAAGGTATTTTGGAGCCTGTGGAATACTCCGATTGGGCAACGCCAATAGTGCCCGTGGTAAAGAAAGATGGTTCCATCCGTATATGCGGTGACTACAAATCGACGCTGAATAAGGCAATTAAGCCACACTGCCATCAAATTCCAGCCGTTAGCACGCTTTTGGCTTCGATTGAAGGTGGatcgatttatgcaaaaattgatTTGGCACAGGCATACCAACAGCTCGTGGTTGATGAGCGTTCATCACTCCTGCAAACCGTGTCAACGCATAAAGGCGCATTCAAGGTAACCAGGCTGCAGTTTGGCATCTCATCAGCACCCGGTATATTCCAAAGCTGCATCGAAAACGTTTTGCAAAACATTCCTGGCGTCTTGCCGTACTTTGATGACATCGTGGTCATGGGTAAATCGGAAGATGAGCTCGCAAACAGACTGGAACAAATATTTGTACGTTTCGACAAGGCCGGACTACGTTTGCGCAAGGACAAGTGCCAGTTTAGTGTGCCATCCATCGAATTTTTGGGGTTTAAACTGGAAAATCTCGGTATACGACCCTCACATGACAAGATCAAGGCCATTCATGAAGCACCATCGCCAAAGGACAAGAAGCAACTCCAAGCGTTTCTGGGCTTACTCAACTTTTATCACGCCTTTTTACCCAACAAAGCAACAATCGCTGAGCCGCTTCACCGCTTGCTCGACAAAAGTGCTCGATGGACTTGGAAAGAGCAACACGAAACAGCTTTCAATACGCTTAAAAGGCTGATCGCATCAGATAATGTGCTTATCCATTACAATGAGAACTTGCCCTTAGTGCTCACTTGTGACGCATCGCCGTACGGACTCGGAGCAGTTCTCAGCCACAGGTTAGCAGACGGGTCGGAGAAACCCATTGCATTCTACTCAAGGACACTGTCGAAGGCAGAACGAAATTACGCACAGATAGATAGGGAAGCAGTCGCCCTCGTCTCTGGAGTGAAGAAATTCCACAACTACTTATATGGCAGATTTTTTACGCTTGTCACCGATCACCGTCCACTCTTGGGAATTTTCACCACAACAAAACCGGTCCCCAACGTAATTTCGAACACAATGCTTCGTCGATCAATTTTTCTCAGCGCGTACAACTTCAATTTGGTACACCGCGCTGGTCTTAGAATGGGCAATGCAGACTTTTTGAGCCGTTGTCCAATGCTGTCTGAAGCAGAGTCTACGACGACCGAAGACATTCTCATGGTAGAAATATCGGCAAAACCAGTTGTCAGCGCGCAGCTGATTGCCTCTCAAACTTCTAAGAATACGGAGCCCTCCAAAGTTTTCAACTGGGTGTTAAGGGGGTGGCCCAGCAAAATCAACCGCTCCGATAAGCTGTATCAATACTTTTGCCGTCGAACTGAACTCAGTGCAAATAGAGGATGTCTAGTTTGGGGAAACCGCGCTGTAATCCCGTCTACTCTTCGAGGGTATATTTTGAAAACTCTTCATGCACCACATCCTGGCATCGTCAAAATGAAGGCCGTTGCTCGAAGTTATGTTTGGTGGCCGAACATCGATGCGGAAATCGAACTCGTTGTGAAGAAATGCAGTTCATGTCAACAAAATCGCAACGATCAACCCCAAACAACAACGCACCACTGGGAATCTGCAAAACGTCCATGGTCCCGCCTGCATGTGGATTTCGCAGGTCCTTTTCGAGGCAAATTATTCTTCATACTCATCGACTCCTACTCTAAGTGGCTTGAAGTGGCCGTAGTTAATTCAACTACTTCAGCGGCCGCTATTAAGGTGTTACGCCAAATATTCGCCTCGCATGGGCTACCTGATGAGCTAGTGTCGGACAACGGAACAGCTTTCACATCTGAGGAGTTTAGGAACTTTATGAAGAACAATCTAATTCGACATATCCGTTCTGCACCGTTCCATCCCTCTACAAACGGGCAGGCGGAGCGAATGGTTCAAAgtaccaaaaattatttgaagaaagCAGAGCCTGGCATAAACATCGATCTCAGCCTGGCTAGATATTTGTTCAACCAACACACCACCCCGCACTCAACAACGAACCGCTCGCCTGCTGAGCTACTGTTCAATCGTGAGCTGAAAACTTATTTCGACAAAATTCAACCTCAAGAAATAGTTTACGGTAAGGTCACCGACCCTGTCAGTACTAAACCTTTTATTTCAGGCAGTCCAGTATGGGTTCGTAATCATTCGACGGGCCCGAGATGGATCGAGGGCCTGGTGGAAAATCAGACTGGGCCTATATCTTATGAGGTTCGGTTGAACGACTCTAGGGTCATCAAACGACATCAGGACCAGCTTCGTAGTCGGGTGGCATCAGAAGATTCCGACTGCGAAATACTGTCAACCGAAGACGTCGAAGCCAGCACAATCCAATCATCTGATGAAGTTGATTCAAGTACTTCTGGTCACGTCGTGGAGACTCAATCGCCAGGACCATCAACGAATCTACAGCCTGTCGCCTCGTCATCGCCAACACCGGAAGAACCGCGCAGATCGAAGCGCGAGCGACAGGCCCCACAATTCTACTCCGCCTCTGGGTGTTAA